The Rhododendron vialii isolate Sample 1 chromosome 6a, ASM3025357v1 genome includes a window with the following:
- the LOC131329116 gene encoding uncharacterized protein LOC131329116, which yields MFGIGAFCKAIRSLISKRHPEKNSSPNKSIPEIEDTFKSVDLTHKALNDKEHEGKAMNGVHNVEYNVDGTQGDEFASCRGLFKNRSIGNYVTSVPSSSLRSSSGRKSLSRNPSLSRNPCLSRSASQRSRTLTPASVANGFLRSMSRKNEDHRSEEDSLSRSSSWKGFANASPAGGSLSKSTSRKSSTPIMYSNSNGLMKPPPIEQTLECTLEELCFGCTKRIVITRDVVTNDGKIVEEEETLTIKVKPGWRKGTKITFEGLGKETPGIDRADIIFVIAEKRHPLFRRDGDDLELAIEVPLVKSLTGCTISVPLLGGEKMSLTFEDIIQPGYEKIISGQGMPKSIEQGNRGNLRIQFLVQFPAELTDVQKATVLSILKDSC from the exons ATGTTTGGCATTGGAGCTTTCTGCAAAGCTATAAGATCACTCATCTCGAAGCGGCATCCTGAGAAGAATTCATCTCCTAACAAAAGCATACCAGAAATTGAAGATACATTCAAATCCGTTGACCTAACACACAAG GCCTTGAATGACAAAGAACATGAAGGAAAAGCCATGAACGGGGTCCATAATGTCGAATACAATGTTGACGGGACACAGGGTGATGAATTTGCATCCTGTAGAGGTCTCTTCAAGAATCGTAGCATTGGGAATTACGTTACGTCCGTGCCTTCTTCCTCGTTAAGGAGCTCATCAGGCCGTAAGTCTCTCTCAAGAAATCCTTCCCTTTCTAGAAACCCTTGTCTATCAAGAAGTGCAAGCCAGAGGAGCCGAACGCTAACCCCAGCGTCGGTCGCTAATGGTTTCTTGAGAAGTATGAGCCGAAAAAACGAGGATCATAGAAGTGAAGAAGATTCTCTCTCTAGGAGTTCAAGCTGGAAGGGTTTCGCAAATGCATCCCCGGCAGGAGGTTCTCTCTCTAAGAGTACAAGCCGAAAGAGCTCTACACCCATCATGTATTCTAACTCGAACGGTTTAATGAAACCTCCGCCTATTGAACAAACCCTCGAATGCACGCTTGAGGAGTTGTGTTTCGGCTGCACCAAGAGGATCGTCATCACAAGAGATGTCGTGACAAATGATGG GAAAATagtagaagaggaggaaacGCTAACCATCAAAGTGAAGCCAGGATGGAGGAAAGGAACGAAAATCACATTCGAAGGATTGGGGAAGGAGACACCGGGAATTGATCGGGCTGACATAATCTTCGTGATTGCAGAAAAAAGGCACCCCTTGTTTCGGAGAGATGGCGACGATTTAGAGCTGGCAATAGAAGTACCTCTTGTAAAATCTCTAACTGGTTGCACAATTTCAGTCCCTTTATTAGGCGGGGAGAAGATGAGCTTGACATTTGAGGACATCATTCAACCTGGCTATGAAAAGATCATTTCAGGTCAGGGAATGCCCAAGTCAATAGAGCAAGGAAACAGAGGAAACTTAAGAATACAATTCCTAGTTCAGTTTCCAGCAGAATTGACTGACGTACAAAAAGCCACTGTTTTGAGTATATTGAAAGATTCTTGTTGA